Part of the Ruegeria sp. THAF33 genome, TTACCGCCTTTCACCAAGGAAACGGCCATCGAAAAGGTGCGCCTTGCTGAAGACGGGTGGAACAGCCGTGACGCTGCCAAGGTCGCGCTTGCCTATACGCCGGACAGCAAGTGGCGTAATCGGGCCGAGTTTCCCGAAGGACGTGCCCAGATTGAAGAATTCCTGACACGCAAATGGGCGAAGGAATTGGACTATCGCCTGATCAAAGAGCTGTGGGTTCATGATGGGAACCGCATCGCGGTGCGATACGCCTATGAATACCATGATGACAGCGGGAATTGGTTTCGCGCCTATGGCAACGAAAACTGGGAGTTCGACGAGAACGGCTTTATGGAACGTCGGTTCGCCAGCATCAACGAGCACCCGATTGCTAAGGCGGATCGCAAGTTCCGCTGGCCGCTGGGGCGGCGACCAGACGATCACCCAAGCCTAAGTGATCTGGGACTTTAATCCATCATTCGGGGGCATCGAAATGCCCCCGAACGAGAACTCCAAAGGCAATGGCGGAAGGATCCGACAATGACGCAGATACATCTGTCACATAAGGGGGAGCTGCTGCTGCAAGAACGGCGTAACACACCCAAAGAGCTTAGAGCCGCCATTCCACAATATATTAGCAGCGACATGCCGCAGCAGCACGCTGATTTCTTCGCGGGTCTGCCCTATTTGCCACTGGCAACGCTTGACCAGCAGGGGCGGCCTTGGGTCAGCCTTTTGGTGACGGCGTCGGAGGATGATCCAACGCTCGGCATCAAACAGGGTGGGCGCAATACGACCGATGTCGTCGCCGAAACATCCCCCTTTGACCCTTTTGCGCGCGCCTTTCAGCAATCTGCGATGCCCGCTGATCAAAGGCGGCTCTTTGCAGGGGTCGGAATTGATTTCAGGAACCGTCGTCGCAACAAGATCGCCGGAGCAATTGGCGTTGCATCTGTTGAGGATTCCGGAAAACTGCGGCTTCGGCTGATTTCCGACCAGCATCTCGGAAATTGCCCGAAGTACATCACCGTGCGCGAGGTGACACATGTGCAGCGTACTGCGGAGCTTTTGCATGACAGTTTTGATACACGGACAGAGGCCTTGCCTGAAATTGCTAAAGCCGTGGTTGATCAATCAAGCACAGTATTCTTGGCAACAAAATACACCGCTGTAGATAATGTTGCGGACACGCAATCGGATATGGGCGTGAACCATCGCGGCGGCGCGCCGGGCTTTGTCCGCCTCTACGAAGAACAAGATGGCGAGCAGATCACGACCTATCTCGTTTTGCCGGATCATTCCGGCAATCGCTTTTATCAATCCTTGGGCAATATCGAGACAGACCCGCAGGTAGGTCTTGTGTTCCCCGATTTCACCACGGGCGATGTGCTTTACATCACTGGCGAGGCTGAAAATCTGGCTGACGATGAAGCCGAGGCCCTGATGCCGCGCACCAATCTGCTGACGCGCATCAAGGTGACGGGGGCGGTACTGGTCAAAGAAGGGCTGAACCTGAAACTGACATCCGAGGAGCAGCTCTCGCCCTATAATCCGCCGGTCAGGCTGTTGCGGCAAGAACTGGAACAGATGGGGCACGCCCCCTTGGCCGAGGGCAAGGAGGCGCTCTCTGCCACACTCGTTTCAACACAAACTCTGTCCGACAGCATCAAAACATTCAAATTCAGGCTCTCGTCCCCCATCAATGCACCCTTGCCGGGTGGGTTCGGTGTCTTTGACTTCTCAGAACTTCTGGACCGGGGTTACAGCCACATGAACGAGGCAAACCCCCAGATGGTGAACGAAGATTTCGTCCGGACCTGGACGCTATCCAGTGCACCGCAATTTGACCAGAATACCAATGCGTTCTGGGCAACCGACAAGGTCAGCGTTACAGTCAAACGCAAACCGGGCGGGTTGATGTCAAATGTCCTGCACGACAATGCCGCTGCGCTTGTCGCCAACTCTCTGCCCGTCGCCTTCAAGGGGACCGGCGCAGGGTTCACTTGTTTCAAAGAGGGCCCTGACGGCACGGCCCCAACTGTCCCGCCAAAGATGCTTTGGATCGCTGGCGGTGTTGGCATTACACCATTCATGTCGATGTGGGACGGGATCGTGCAGATCGCAAAGACAAATCCGGATCAGATGTCGACCGACATCGTGCTTTTGTACGCCGGACGGGGTGACGATATTAACGTTTTGAACCACTTCAGGCCGCCGCAGGGCGCACTACCCGATCACGTGAAGTTCCGCATCGCTGCCTTTCAAAGCACAAGCACGTCGCCTTCTGCTGCACGGTCTGCTATGGATAGTCTGTACGAATTGGTTCCCAGCAACATACTGAAACTAGAAAAACGACGCATGGGGATTGAAGACATTCAATCCGTCACAGAGCTGAACGCGCGTGAAGTATTCATGTGTGGACCTGGCGGCTTGATGAATGGAACCGAAGCAATGCTCACCGAATTGGGCGTCGAAGAGTCTCGACGTCACCGCGAAACATTTATCTTCTGATTTCGTCGTCCGGCCAAATGTGGAAATTCGCACTGGTCTGAGCATCGGTGAGTATGGGCTCAGAGCCGCCGAGTGCGCATGCAGCGCCGTTGCAGTCGGCCGGCTTCTTAAAACTTCCATTGCGAAAGACGATATAATCCTGCCGCCAGCGCGTTGCTGATGATTGGGTTTGGAGGGAGGATCGAAGGGTTGTGTCGCAAATTTTGAACTGAGATTGACGAGCACTCAGGTTTCACAGTCTCTTCCCGTCGAATAGTTTTCGAACAGGTTTTAAGTATGATCTCTCTGAAAGGCTGCCACTTTCCCAAGGATGCAGTTCTTTACGCTGTGTATTTCTATTTGCGGTACACAGTGTCGTATCGTGATTTGGAAGAGATCATGGCCGAACGCGGCGTGCAGGTGGACCACGCCACTCTCAACAGGGGTTCTGTCGCAAATTCCTTTGAATGACGAGAAGGCAACGCAGGCGGGTTGATTATCCTGCCAGTTGGATGAACTGCTGAAACGGACGGATTCCGGGCGTGAATTGACCTTTGCGGATCATGTTGACCAGTTCTATGCCTGCCAGGACAGATGCAGCTGAAGCGAAAGATTTGAACCCCAGCATTGGCCGGATACGCCGTTTTATGAAGCGATGATCCTGTTCAATGATGTTGTTGAGATACTTCTGCCTCACCATCTCGATCGGGATCGGACAACCAAAGCCTTTCAGCATCTTGTTAATTGCTTTGATACCGGCTGTGTTGGCACCACTTTTGTCGATGACAATCTTCCTTGGCAAACCGTTCACCTCAAGCGCGCGGGCGAAGAACTTCGTCGCAGCGGCTTTATTCCGGCGCTCGGATAACATGAAATCCAAGGTCTTGCCGTGTTTGTCGATAGCTCGATAGAGATAAACCCAATTGCCTTTGACCCGCACATAAGTCTCATCCATGCGCCACGAACGATCTGCAGGACGCTTTCTATACCGCGCTGCTTCAGCAATGAGGCCAGAATATCGACTGACCCAGCGGTTCAGCGTTGCATGATCCAGATCAACGCCACGTTCTGCCATGATTTCTTCCAGATCCCGGTATGAAACACCGTAGCGCAGATAGAAGAAAACCGCGTGCAAGATCACGTCTTTCGGAAAATGTGCGCCCTTAAATGAAATCGCCACGGTTTGCTCCTGTCATGTTCCAGCATGCGTTAACAAAACTGCGTTCGATCTGACAGGTGTGGACGGAGTTTGCGACAGAACCCGAACGCAGACATTCCCCATTTCGTGAGTTTTGCGTGTCCAATCTGAATCGGGGACGAGGGCGGGCGTTGATTGAAACCAGCAGTTTCCCACCCATGCGACAGAAACGTAAGGCCGCCTTTGGTTGACCTCTCGTGTCATACTCTTCAGTCTGGTGAGTATCTTCAGCCGCGAGGCCGCAATGATTCAAAAAAGCTTGCTTATTATCCTTCTTATTTACTCCTGGATTGGGTTGGCCGGTTCGGTCGGCGCTCAAACACAAGGCATCTGTGTCATAATGCAAACGGATGGGCAGGCAGTCGTTTCTGCCCGAGGAGCAGGCGCCCAACCTGCAGTCGTTGGTTTGGGTTTGGGGTTGAATGCCAAGCTGCGCACGGAAGCCGATGCAAGGGTTACCATGGCCTGCTATGATGGGCTTGAAGTTGTTGTAGGCCCGGAAAGCGAGATCGACGTGCTTGGTCTATTGGATCATGAAACGCGCCCCTTTGGACTGCGACTGATCGATGGCATCGCCGGGTTTCTTTTTTCTTCGGAAGACGGAAACGGCGTCCAGGTCAGAACCCCTTCTGCTGTTGCCGCGGTCCGTTCCACCGAGTGGGCGATGCGAGTCGAAAACAGTGCAAGCGCCATCTTCACACGTGAAGGCACGGTGTTTGTTTCTGCAGATGACACCGTTGCGCAACTAAGCCCAGGCAAAGGCATTGATGTATCCTCCTCTGGCGAAGTTGGGGCGGTCACGGATTGGGGGTCGGCGCGTATTGAGGAATTCGACGCACTTCTCGGGGCGGAATGGTAGCACGCGACGGGTTTCGACGCGTACGACGCATCACTGGGGTGATCGTGCTGCTGTCGAGCCTGTTGATCGCGATCTGGCACCCCGGGGACCGAAGTACGTTTTGGCAGGGAGTTGAAGGCAGGCTGCTCGACGCCAGATTCTTTTGGCGCGGCCCGGTGACACCCCCGGAGGGTGTCGCAATCATTGCATTTGACGATGCTGCCATGGCACAGCTTGAAACGTTTCCGCCGGCTCGATCAGCCTTGGCAGAGGCGGTGACGATTGCCTCAGAGGCGGATGCCGCAGCAATTGCTTTGGACTTTCTGTTGATTGATCCTCGTGCGGGTGACGAAGGTCTTGCTGAGGCATTGGCAGGTGCAGACGCAGTACTTGGGGTAGCCGAGGCGCCCGCTGATGCATCTCTGCAAGATCTCCAGAGCGGCGATTTTTCAGTTGTGATTGCCCCTGAGTTGGACAACCCGCTGCCCGCGTTGGGACCGGCTGAAACCTTGCGCGGTGTGGCATCGATCGGACATGTGAACCTGCGCCATGATCCCGATGGAGCAGCACGTCGGCTTATTGCTGCGCAGTATCTGGCAACTAAGGACGGCAACGCATGGTATCCGCCGCTCGCCCTTGCGGTCCTCAAGGCGGCGGATGATAAGCTGGACCTACAGTTGCGGTCATCCGAAACAGGCGGGCACCTGACAGTTGGGGACACCTTGGTCGCGCTGGACAGGCAGGGCGCTATCCCCCTGAACTTTTACGGGCAAGAAGGGACGATCCCGACCTATTCTTTCGCAGAGCTTGGGGAGGCAAACCTGCGGGACAAGATCTTGTTTGTCGGGGCCACCGCAACCGGGTTCGGAGACCGGCACGCTGCGTCCTACGATGCTACCTTTCCCGGCGTTGAGCTGCATGCAACTTTGGCTGCAAACGTGATCGAGCAGCGTTTTCTGCGTCGTGACGCGCTGACATGGTCATTGGACATCGCAGTGGCGCTGATCGCAGCCACGCTCGGATTCTTCGCCGCAAGAATGGACCGGCCCTGGCTAGGGGTTTTGGCGACCGCTACAGTGTTCAGCGTGCTGGCCCTCATGCTGCAAGCTGCATTCGTCGTTGGTTGGTGGCTGGACGGGGTCACAGCAGTCTTCTCGCTGCTGCTCGGAGCTGGTGCCGGCGCCGGGCTGCGGCTCATGGAACATCGTCGGCGTGCTGCGAACCTCGCGCTCTATCAGTCGCCCCTGCTTGTTGAGCGGTTGGCAGATGCGGCCGACCCCCGGTTTGAAGCCACGGCAAGGCCCGCCGTTGTTTTGTTTGTTGATGTCGCTAACTTCACGACGCATTCCGAGAGCCTCGGCCCTGAGGGCACCGCCGATTTTTTGCGGTTGTTCCACGGGCTTGTCGAACAGTCCCTGGAACCACAGCGCGGGATCATCGCACATTTTGCCGGAGATGGCGCGATGGTTGTCTTTGGGCTGCCGGAACCCGGCCCGGACGACGCTATGCGCGCGCTGTGCTTCATCGAGGCGCTGTATGCGGCGGTTGGCACAAGTCCGGACTGGCCCGGTCTCGGGATACGGGTCGGTGGGCATGCGGGCCCGGTCCAGACCAGTGTTATCGGTGGCAAGCGCCACAAACAACTCGCAGTGAGCGGTGACGTGGTAAACACAGCCAGTCGCCTGCAGGAGTTCGCCAAATCTCAACACGTGGCTATTGCCCTCTCCGGTGCACTTCTGGAACCAGATCCGCAAACGCGCGAACGAGCAGAGAAAATGGGATTGCGCCCAGCTGGCAAACATACGCTTCGCGGTCGGATGGAGCCACTAGACATCTGGACAGGCCCGCTTCCGGGCACAGTCGAGTCCTAGGTGTCCGTCGTCAGAGTTTTCCGGACAGCGCAAGCAGTTTCGTAACGGAGGCTCTGGTTCGGTTTCTGTCTGAGTTTAGGCTGCAGCGGCTTGATGCTGCAACCGACGTTTTCGGATTGTCTTTTTCTTGATCTCCTCTCTCATCTTCAGGATCTTTGCCCCGCGACCGTGGTAGACATCGTCATGAGCTGTTCCAGAATGCTGCGATCGGTCATCGAACCCTCTTCCGAAGCTACATCGCAATTATGGCTGTTTCTGCCCGTGTCGGCCAGAGCGGCAGGCAAAGCGCACCGCCCTGATCACAGGCATCAAAGACCCGAGATATCCACATACACCCGGTAATCCGCGATCCTGTCCTCGCGAAAGTTGAAACGTGCAGCAAAGCGCACGTCGTGCGTGCTTTGATCCTTGCGCGTATAGTGGACCGTGCCGTCGCAGAACGCGGTATCGCCGCTAGACCAGATGCCGGTGATGGTGTGTTGCATACCCTGGATCGTGGCAAAGAAATCCGCGTTCGCAGCTTGCACGGCTATGCGCCCGTCAATCTGTTCGAAATTGCCAAGCTGGAATTGCACGTCTTCGGTCACATGTTCAACAACACCGGCTTCGTCGAGCGCGTCAACCGCGGTATAAAGGGACGCGATCCGGGGCGCGTGGGCTGCGGTGGTGGGGGCCGTGATTTGCATCTTCTGGTTTCCTTTTGTGTTTGAACGTTATCGGTGGGTCTAAGTCTGTTTAGCCTGTGACCGTCGGTGCAGGACCGGCGGGAGTTTCAGGTAGCCGTTGGTGACGGCTAGCCCAAGGAACAAGATTGCGAGGGACCCCAGCAGCCCAAGGCCAAGAGGTTCGCGAAAGACAATTGCCCCGATTGCGATGCCGGAAAGCGTGGCAAAATAGCCGACCTGCGCGAACCCAACGCCATCCGTGCGCCGCTGTACTTCGAAGGTCAGCGCATAGCTGAGCGCGGTGATGAATCCGATGCCGAGGATTGCGCCAAGCAGGGCAGGGGGCACCGAGACGTCGCTGATTGTGCTGCCGCGTCCCAGTAACAGGGCGGAAATCAACAACAGCTGTGACAGAAGCGTTCCGGTCGCCAGCCCCAACGGATCGCCGCCGGGCGGGTAGGCATAGCTGCGAAAGACGTTGCCGCAGGCCAGAAACAAGGGCCCCAAAAGCGACAGGGCAATCCACGCCGGCTCGACACCCATCAGGTCAAACCCACCCATGGTAGCAAGGCTGACCCCAGTAAGGCCGATCAGAATACCAACTAGGCGGTGCAACGGCAGCATCCTGCGCGCGATCAGTGCCGTTATCGCGAAGGTAAACAGCGGTGACAGCGTGACGAGGGCGGAATAGAACCCAAGGCTCACGTGCTCCAGCACCAGAAACCCGATCACAGCGGGGCCGCTGACACCGAAAACTCCGGCACCGACATAATAGGGGATGTGCCGCGTGTTGAGCACCACGCGCTTCTTCGACAGCAAGCACAACGCCAACAGCGCGATGCTGGCCAGCAAAACCTGCCAGAACAAAGCGGTCAGAGCTGATATTCCCGCCATCGAGACGAATTTGGACAAAGTGAAACTGACCCCCACCAGGACACCGATGGCCATGATCAGCGCTGATACAGGGGATCTTCTGACAATATCAGGCATCACGCGGCCCCCATTTCCGGCACATCGGCTGAGGGCATGGAAGCCGGGCCGATCGGGACAATTCCGCTGGGGTTGATGTGACGATGGCTGAGGAAATAATGCTGACGGATATGGGCCATGTCCACAGTGTCGGCCACGCCCGGCAACCCCATGATGTCGGCCAGATAGCGGGGCAGGGCGACATAGTCGCTGATGCGTTTGTAGTCGGTCTTGAAGTGGGTCACATAGACCGGGTCAAACCGCAGAAGTGTCGGAAACAGTTTCAGGTCAACCTCTGTCAGCACGTCTCCGGCCAGGAACCGGCGTTGGCCAAGCGTTTCCTCAATCGCGTCGAGACAGGCAAAGAGCGCTGTTACGGCCTCGCCATACGCGATCTGGTTGGTTGCAAACCCGGCGCGATAGACGCCTTCGCGGATCGGTGACTGAATTTGTTCGGCGATCCGGTCGATTTCGTCGCAAAGATGGGACGGGCGAAGATCGGGTTCCGTAGCATTGGGAAACGCCGTCTGAAGCATGCGCACGACTTCGGCCGATTCGGTGCTGACGATCCGGCCCGTCACCTTGTCCAGCAGCACTGGCACGCTGATCGGACCCGTGTAATCCGGTTTGGCGCGCTGATAGGCTTCGTAAAGGAAGCGGGTGCGTTCTACGCCGCTTTGGTCGTTGAACAGGGTCTGGTCGATGACCCATCCGTTTTCCGACATGATCGGGTCCATCCAGGTGATGCTGAACGCATCGCGCAATCCCTTCAAAGTCAGAACCAGATCGACGCTATGACACCAGGGGCAGGCTTTGGACAAGTACAGGTGATACCGGCCCGCCGTGTTCGGGAAAGGGGCGCCCGGCTGCGCGCTGATGTGGCTCCTGAATGGGCTTTGCAGGCGGTGAAAACGGCCGTCCGAGGCCGGCGGTTTATCACGCAGTATTCCGTTGATGAGCATCTTGGGCATGTCAGCCTCCGGCGTTAGCAGGACTTGCCCACAACCTATTTACCTTCCATTACGGTGATAATCGTGTGAATTTGAAACTTATAGGTGAGAATAATTCGCCCAAAGGAAGCGAAACATGACTGAAATTGGCGCAATCCCCGTTTTTGTTGCTGTGGCGGACCATGGCGGGTTCGCAGCCGCCGCCCGGCATCTGGGTCTGACGAAATCAGCCATCAGCAAGCGGATCGGTGTACTAGAGGCACATCTGGGAACGCAGCTCTTTCATCGGTCGACGCGGTCCATCTCACTTACCGAGGCGGGTGAGATCTATCTGGCCCATGCGGCGCAGGCGCTTACCGCAGCGCAGGACGCCGAAGACGCGATTGCGGCGTTGCAGGGGCAACCGGTTGGATTACTCCGGCTCAGCACACCCATGTCTTTCGGGCAATTGCACGTTGCTCC contains:
- a CDS encoding CHASE2 domain-containing protein, which translates into the protein MVARDGFRRVRRITGVIVLLSSLLIAIWHPGDRSTFWQGVEGRLLDARFFWRGPVTPPEGVAIIAFDDAAMAQLETFPPARSALAEAVTIASEADAAAIALDFLLIDPRAGDEGLAEALAGADAVLGVAEAPADASLQDLQSGDFSVVIAPELDNPLPALGPAETLRGVASIGHVNLRHDPDGAARRLIAAQYLATKDGNAWYPPLALAVLKAADDKLDLQLRSSETGGHLTVGDTLVALDRQGAIPLNFYGQEGTIPTYSFAELGEANLRDKILFVGATATGFGDRHAASYDATFPGVELHATLAANVIEQRFLRRDALTWSLDIAVALIAATLGFFAARMDRPWLGVLATATVFSVLALMLQAAFVVGWWLDGVTAVFSLLLGAGAGAGLRLMEHRRRAANLALYQSPLLVERLADAADPRFEATARPAVVLFVDVANFTTHSESLGPEGTADFLRLFHGLVEQSLEPQRGIIAHFAGDGAMVVFGLPEPGPDDAMRALCFIEALYAAVGTSPDWPGLGIRVGGHAGPVQTSVIGGKRHKQLAVSGDVVNTASRLQEFAKSQHVAIALSGALLEPDPQTRERAEKMGLRPAGKHTLRGRMEPLDIWTGPLPGTVES
- a CDS encoding IS6 family transposase, which gives rise to MAISFKGAHFPKDVILHAVFFYLRYGVSYRDLEEIMAERGVDLDHATLNRWVSRYSGLIAEAARYRKRPADRSWRMDETYVRVKGNWVYLYRAIDKHGKTLDFMLSERRNKAAATKFFARALEVNGLPRKIVIDKSGANTAGIKAINKMLKGFGCPIPIEMVRQKYLNNIIEQDHRFIKRRIRPMLGFKSFASAASVLAGIELVNMIRKGQFTPGIRPFQQFIQLAG
- a CDS encoding glutathione S-transferase family protein, which encodes MPKMLINGILRDKPPASDGRFHRLQSPFRSHISAQPGAPFPNTAGRYHLYLSKACPWCHSVDLVLTLKGLRDAFSITWMDPIMSENGWVIDQTLFNDQSGVERTRFLYEAYQRAKPDYTGPISVPVLLDKVTGRIVSTESAEVVRMLQTAFPNATEPDLRPSHLCDEIDRIAEQIQSPIREGVYRAGFATNQIAYGEAVTALFACLDAIEETLGQRRFLAGDVLTEVDLKLFPTLLRFDPVYVTHFKTDYKRISDYVALPRYLADIMGLPGVADTVDMAHIRQHYFLSHRHINPSGIVPIGPASMPSADVPEMGAA
- a CDS encoding FecR family protein, with the protein product MIQKSLLIILLIYSWIGLAGSVGAQTQGICVIMQTDGQAVVSARGAGAQPAVVGLGLGLNAKLRTEADARVTMACYDGLEVVVGPESEIDVLGLLDHETRPFGLRLIDGIAGFLFSSEDGNGVQVRTPSAVAAVRSTEWAMRVENSASAIFTREGTVFVSADDTVAQLSPGKGIDVSSSGEVGAVTDWGSARIEEFDALLGAEW
- a CDS encoding DMT family transporter — protein: MPDIVRRSPVSALIMAIGVLVGVSFTLSKFVSMAGISALTALFWQVLLASIALLALCLLSKKRVVLNTRHIPYYVGAGVFGVSGPAVIGFLVLEHVSLGFYSALVTLSPLFTFAITALIARRMLPLHRLVGILIGLTGVSLATMGGFDLMGVEPAWIALSLLGPLFLACGNVFRSYAYPPGGDPLGLATGTLLSQLLLISALLLGRGSTISDVSVPPALLGAILGIGFITALSYALTFEVQRRTDGVGFAQVGYFATLSGIAIGAIVFREPLGLGLLGSLAILFLGLAVTNGYLKLPPVLHRRSQAKQT
- a CDS encoding nuclear transport factor 2 family protein, whose translation is MCKEAPRHPLPPFTKETAIEKVRLAEDGWNSRDAAKVALAYTPDSKWRNRAEFPEGRAQIEEFLTRKWAKELDYRLIKELWVHDGNRIAVRYAYEYHDDSGNWFRAYGNENWEFDENGFMERRFASINEHPIAKADRKFRWPLGRRPDDHPSLSDLGL
- a CDS encoding pyridoxamine 5'-phosphate oxidase family protein, whose protein sequence is MTQIHLSHKGELLLQERRNTPKELRAAIPQYISSDMPQQHADFFAGLPYLPLATLDQQGRPWVSLLVTASEDDPTLGIKQGGRNTTDVVAETSPFDPFARAFQQSAMPADQRRLFAGVGIDFRNRRRNKIAGAIGVASVEDSGKLRLRLISDQHLGNCPKYITVREVTHVQRTAELLHDSFDTRTEALPEIAKAVVDQSSTVFLATKYTAVDNVADTQSDMGVNHRGGAPGFVRLYEEQDGEQITTYLVLPDHSGNRFYQSLGNIETDPQVGLVFPDFTTGDVLYITGEAENLADDEAEALMPRTNLLTRIKVTGAVLVKEGLNLKLTSEEQLSPYNPPVRLLRQELEQMGHAPLAEGKEALSATLVSTQTLSDSIKTFKFRLSSPINAPLPGGFGVFDFSELLDRGYSHMNEANPQMVNEDFVRTWTLSSAPQFDQNTNAFWATDKVSVTVKRKPGGLMSNVLHDNAAALVANSLPVAFKGTGAGFTCFKEGPDGTAPTVPPKMLWIAGGVGITPFMSMWDGIVQIAKTNPDQMSTDIVLLYAGRGDDINVLNHFRPPQGALPDHVKFRIAAFQSTSTSPSAARSAMDSLYELVPSNILKLEKRRMGIEDIQSVTELNAREVFMCGPGGLMNGTEAMLTELGVEESRRHRETFIF
- a CDS encoding nuclear transport factor 2 family protein encodes the protein MQITAPTTAAHAPRIASLYTAVDALDEAGVVEHVTEDVQFQLGNFEQIDGRIAVQAANADFFATIQGMQHTITGIWSSGDTAFCDGTVHYTRKDQSTHDVRFAARFNFREDRIADYRVYVDISGL